The following is a genomic window from Mycobacteriales bacterium.
CTGCCGGTCGCGCTGGGCGAGTTCGCCCGGGTGCTCGCGCCGGGCGGGCAGGCGCTGCTGGCGTTCCAGACCGGTGGCGGCGAGCGGCTGCACCAGGCCGACTGGCACGGCCACGAGGTCGACCTCGACCACTACCGCCGCGACCCCGGCGAGGTCGCCGCCCGGCTGGCCGCCGCCGGCCTCCCCGTCCACGCCCGCCTCGTCCGCGAGCCCGAACCCGGCGAGGGCGTCCCCCGCGCCTACCTCTGGTCCCACCGCCCCACCTGATGCCGACCCCACCACCTGACCGCGCCGGTGAGGTCATGATCAAGCGCTTCCGCTCGTACGACCGGGGCGTCCGGTCTTCGGCGGCGGCTCGGACGACGGGCTCGCGGTCGGCTCCGGCCAATCGGTGCGGACGGCGTCTCGGTGGACGCTGCGTCCGGCGGCCCGCTGTACCTGCCGCCAGGGCGGCCGGGATGCCGACGGAGAGGTGCCACGGCTATCGCGATCACGGCGAGCAGCGGCGGCGGGAACGCGCGCGAGGCGGTCACGATCGCTTCGACAGCTGGAGTACGGCGGTGACCCCGAAGCCGGCCAGGCCGCTGAACACGGCCGCGACGCCGGCCGCGACGCCGCTCTCACCGCTGGCCCTCCCGACGACCAGCGCGGACAGCAGCGCCGCCGCGAGCGCGACGAGGAGCGACAGGCCGATGATCTTCCCGTCGGACGGCCGGCTTCCGGTCACGCCTCCGGGCCCGCGACCGGCCGGACCTCCAGGCCTGCCGGACGGCCCGGTGCCGCCCGCCGACCTGGTGCCGACCGGCGGCCGTGATCTGCCGGACCGCCCCGAGCCGGCGGGTGCGGCGCCGCCGAACCAGGCTGCGCCGTGGGAACCGGCGAACGACGGGCCGGACGCGCCGTCCTGAGTCGCGCCCGGGCCGGTCTTCGGCGGCGGTGGCGGCATCGCCCGGCCCGGCACCCCGCCCAGCGTCGCCGGGCCGCCGCCCGGGGGCACGACCCACGCCATCCCCGATGAACCGGCCGACGCCGCGGCGGGCACACCCGTCTGCGCCGCCGGCTCCGGCGGCGGGGTGGGCATCGGCGGGACGGTGCGCTCCCACCAGAGCGGTCGCTGGGTCGGCAGTTGGACACCGACGTACAGCGGGGCCGGCCCCGGCCCGGCCGGCGTCACCTCGATGCGCGGCCTCGAGGTCAGCAGCGCCTCCAGGGTGTCCTCGGCCTTCCAGTCCGCGGCGCAGGCCCGCCGCAGCATCTCGCCGGCGTGCCTGACCTCGGGATCGGCGATGCCGTCGACCTCCTGCCACACCCTGGTACGGAACGGGGGCGCGAAGTCCTCGGCCGAGAAGAGGATGTTCTCGCCGTTCTGCAGCCGGCCCCACGCGGCCGGACGGCGGGAGAGGGCGAGCAGCGCGGTGTAGATCACCAGGGCCGGGAAGGTGTCCATCCAGCGGCCCCAGGCCCGACCGGTGCGCTGGTAGTTGGGATGGCCGGTCTCGTGCGGCGGTGGCCCCCCGGAGAAGGCGGATATCCAGGATCCGTCGAAGTCGACCAGCCGCAGCGCGCTGGACGTGTCGACGAGGACGTTGCCGTGCTGGAGGTCGCCGTGCGCGAAGTCCGCCGCCTGCAGGCGCCCCACGAACCCGCGCCAGCTCGTCGCCAGCGTCGCCAGCGCGCCGACGTCGGCCTGCGTCGCGAGGTGCCCGACGTAGGCGTCCAGGGTCCGGCCGTCGACCCAGCTCATCTGGATCACGGGCCAGGTCGCGCCGTTGACCGAGATCGCGTCGTCGACCCACGCCGCCCGGGCCACGCAGTCGTCGAGGCCGTGGGTCGCGAAGTGCCGGCCGAGCGCCCGGTACCGGTCCCGGTCGGACGCGTCCTCCCGGATGAAGAAGCGCAGCGCGGTGTCCGTACCGGCGATAGCGGCCTTGAAGACCACCGCGGCGTTCCCCGACGCGGGCATCGGGATGCCGAAGACGGGGTGCAGCTCGAACACCGCCGTCTCCAGCTCGGGTGTCCGGAAGGACCGGGCCGGCTGCTGCACCGCCCTGATGTAGTCCTCGGCGTTCGGATAGGCCATCACTCACACACCACCAGCAGATCGGGCTCGGCGGCTGTGCACTGCACGCGCAGGAGCGTCACGTCGTCGTTCTTCAGCTCGCCGGTACGCCGCCGGTCGGCCACCAGCCGGCGGAACAGGAGCGGGTGGTCGAGCCGGTCGAGCGTCCGCCACAGCAGCTCGCCGTCGGTCCGCACCATCCAGTCGGCCATCGCGTCCGTGGCCAGGTAGAGCCGGTCCCCCACGGCCATCCGGCCCTCGGCCAGCAGGAGCGCCGACCGCATCCGGCCCCGCGCCGACGGCTGGGTGAACACCCCGTCGGGGTTGAGCCCGAAGTCGTCGGCGCCGATCGGCGGGAACTGCGCGACCAGCCCGCCGTCCCGTACGTGGAACAGCACGGTGTCACCGAGCGCGACCGCCGCCCACGCCGGCCGGGGCCCGTCCAGGTCCCGGATCTCGCAGCCGAGGAGCGTCGCGAACGACCCGTCCTCGCGGAACTTCCGCTCCTCGAAGATGGTGGCGAAGCGGGTCGGCGCGGTCCGCACCCACCGGTCCTGCATGAGCCCGAACCACTCGTCCATGGCCACGCCGGTCAGCGCCGGCGCACCGCCGTCCGGCTCGACCCCGAGGAAGGAGTCGACCAACTGGCCCACCCACCGGATCGAGTCGTACGCCTCGGTGGCACCGTCGACGACGATGCACCGCGCGCTGCGGCCGGTCGCCGGGTCCCCGGGGTCGTGGCCGGCGCCGTCCTCCCACTCCAGCTCGGTCGAGCCCAGCTTCGGCTCGTGGAACGCCACCGCGCGCAGGTGCGACATGGCGGCTCAGCGATCCCGGACGTCGAAGCGGGTGCCTATCTCCAGGAACTTCACCAGCATCGCGAGGTCGGCGTTGAAGACGAACCCGCGGGCGCCGGCCGGCACCTGGATCTGCGCGGAGCGGGCGTTGTCGATCATGGGCTGCGGCAGCGGGCTGCTGATCGACAGCAGCCCCGGGCCGGGCTCGGGCAGCGACGTCCCGCTCGGCGGGAACCACACCCCGGGCTGGGGATCCGGGGACAGGAAGATGTTGAACAGCAGCACCGGACCGTCAGCGGTCGCGATGGAGCTCAGCCGCTGGGCCCAGGTGGCGACGTCGGCGCCCTCGTACGGGCTGTCGGTGACCATGCCGTCGGTGATGTTGATGACGATGGGCGGGAAGGAGTGCTGGAACGCTCCGGCCCAGTCGTGGAGGTACGCGCCCGCGGTGGCGATCGCCTGGCACATCGGGGTGCGGAATCCCGCGTACGGGTCGATCCAGGCCGGCACCCGGGTCCTGCTGAGGACCGCGTCGACCGCCGGCTCCTCGCGGATCGCGATCGGATGGTCGGCCAGCTCGGGCAGCGGGACGATGCCCCGCGCGGCGAGCGGTCCGGGCAGCGCCACCTCGACGCCCTCGCCACCGGTGCCCGGGCAGAACCCGTACCCGATGAGGCTGGTGTAGAAGTAGCACCGCAGCGCCCCGCCCTGCTCCTTCGTGGACTTGACACAGAGCTCCAGCAGGATCTTGTTGATGGCGCGGGCGGCGCCCTCGGCCAGGCTGAGGCCGCTGCCGGCCCACTGCTGCTGCATCGAGTCCGAGCGGTCGACGAGAAACATGATGCAGCCTGGGGTCGCACGCGAGAACGTCTGCTGGTACATGGGATCTCCCTGCTGGGCGGATCGGCAAGACGGGCGGCTACCGGCGCCCGAGGCGGGGACGGACGACGGTGACGGGCCACGGGGTCCCCGGAGCCCAGCGCCACTCGTGCTCGCAACGACGGCACCCGAACGCGAACCCCGGAGCCTGGTGCCGTAGGTCCACGGCGAAGTCGCCGCAGCGCGGGCACTGCACGATCCGGGTCGTGGCCGCGGGGTCGAGCCGGTCCGGCTCGCCCCCGGCCGGGTCGGCGGACTTCCGGCCGGACGGCCTGCTGGTGGACTCATGCCGCCAGGCGCCGCCCGGGACCGGCACGGCCACGTTCACCGGCTGGCGGTCCGGGCCGGCCGCGGGCGGCCCGGCCTCGGGCTCGATCGAACTCGCCGTGGTGGGCGGGCGCCAGCGCGGCACCGCAGCGGCGGACGCCCAGCCGTCGCGGCTCGACGTCCCGGAAGCCGCGGGCGCCGGCCGGCCGGCTGTCGCGACCGCCGGCCGGCGGTCGGCCGCGGTGGGCGGGCCGGCGAACTGCTGTTCCGGCCGCCGGCCGGCGGGAGCTCCGGGTGCGAAGGTGGCGACAGCGAGGACGCAGAACACGACCGCGCCGAGGATCAGCACGCCGAGCACCGGCCACCGGACGCTGTCCTTCGTCTCCAGGACGAGGGCAGCCAGGAACCCGCCGGCAAATGCGGCCGCGGCGACGCCGGACAGTGGCCTGCCCGCCGCACGCGCGCTCACGAGTGCCTCGTCATGGGGATTTCGACGGTCCCGGCGTGGACGCCGTCGAGCGACAGGCAGTACGCCGCGGCGTCGCCGGAACCGACCCTCGCCCACCCCGGCCCGTCGACCCGCCAGTCCTTCGGCGGCTGGACGCACAGCTTCCCGGCACCCCCCTGACCGCCGGGCAGCGAGCCCTCCCGCCACACCGTCACGCCCGGGGTCAGCTCCTGGCGGTCCGCGGTGAGCCCGCCGAGCCGGACGATCAGCGTGCTCGGGCGGCCCGCCGGCGCGGTCGCAGTCGTCGAGCCGGCCGGAGCCGACGTCGTCGACCTCGGGTCCGGATCGACCCGGACAGCGACCTGCGACCCGAGGCCGAGTACGACGGCGAACGACACCACCAGCGCCGCCAGCGTCAGGCCGATCCCATAGGTTCGTGCGGACACGGTTCTCCCTTTCAGCCGGTGGCCTACAGGCCGACGACGATCCAGAAGAGGCTGCCGACGACAATGCCGACGATTCCCCAGGATTTCGCCTTGGCGGATGCCCGGCGGGCGCCTTCGAGATCAGCCGTCCGGTAACGCTGGCCGACCTGATAGGAGAAATACATGGCGACTCCGCCGAACAGCAGCGAGAGCACGAACGCGATCACACTCATGGCCCAGTAATTCGGTGGTGACGGCGCCGGCTGCTGGGATGGAGGCGGGGGCACCGGCCCGGGAGCCCATCCCTGGCCCTGCGGCTGGAGCGCGCCCGGGCCGGCGACGGCGTTCCCGGACGGCGGCGACTGCGGCGGGGCCGCGAAGTATGAGGGCCGCTCCTGCGGTCGTCCGGCGTCGGCCGACTCCGTCCCGCCGAACGACCCGCGCCACTGGGCGGCCGCGTCGGTGGCCGGCCGCCACGGCGCCGGGTCGGGGTCGAGGCGCTGCGCCGCCGCCTGCCGCTGCTGCTGCAGCAGCTCCAGCCGCTCGGCGAACCAGTCGCGCGGGTCCGGCTCCGGGGTCACCGGCCCGGTGACCCCGGTCCCACCCGCCGTCGGCGCGGTCGCCGACGGGTCCGCGGGCCGGCTCGTCGACCCGCCCGCCGCCGGGACCGCCGGCCCGGCCGCGACCTCGGCCGGGGTCGAGGTGTCCGCTGTGCCTGCCTCTCCGTCCGGACCGTGCACGAGCAGGAGGGCGGCGATCCCCTTCTGCGTCCGCTTGGTCGTGAACGGCTTGCTGTCGAGGTTGCGGAGCATGCCGAGGATGTCGCGGCGGACGCTCTCGTCCGTCTCCTCGTCCAGGGCGCGGCGGAGCTGATCGACCACGGCCTTCTGCTCCTCGACCGAGAGCTCCGTGCTGTCGATCTGCTGGCCCAGGGCCAGCAGGTATTTGAACGGGATGGGCGGTGGCGGTGGGAGCGGCTCCGGCAGCGGCCGGACCCGCTGCGTCGCCTCCTCGACGGCGGACAGCACGGCGAACCCGGAATGGGCGTCGTCCGCGCGGTAGCCGATGATCTGCAGCTCGGCGAGCGGGTTGGCGCGCAGGCTGGTGACCGCACCCACCTGCACGGGCAGGACGGGACGTTCGAGCGCCAGCGCGTAGTCGAGCTCGAGCCGGCAGGGCTTGGAGTTCAGGGAGGCGTCGGACAGGGCGAAGAGAAAGACCTCCGACGACCTGATGTTGGCCAGGATGGCGTCCCACCAGACGTCCCCGCCGGCGAGATTGTGGTCGGACCACACATCCCGCTTGGCGGCCTCGAGACCTTGGGCCAGCGTCTTGACGACCGTTTCGTCGATTCGCGAGTAACTGATGAAAACAGGCATAGCCGGTCGAACCCCCGCAGCAACATCGGGCCGATCAGTGGGTGTCGTCCGACGCCCAGTTGAACAGAGAGCCGCTGCGGGCCGCAGATACCGAAATCACCATCTCGTATCAGAGGATCAGTCGAACTCCTCATCCGGGAGACGACGAGGGAGGCGACGTGCGGCGGTACCGGGATCCGCGGCCGGCCGGCACGACGGCCGGTGCGACGGCCGCCGGCGCGGCCGCGGCCGACGCCGGCATCGCGCCCACGGCCCTGCGCAGCATCGAGGCCGCGGCCCGGCGGCAGCAGGCCGCCGCGCACCGACTGCAGGCCGCGTACCTGATCGTGCTGCTGCTGGCTCCGATCAGCCGGCTGGTGCCGATCCCCGGCGGCCGGTCCGGCTTCGACTCGGCTGCCTCGGCGCTGTTGTTGCTCCTCGCCGTCGGCTTGCGGCTGCTGCTGCGCGGTGTCGCTGCGGACGCCGACTGGGTCCGGGCCCGGCGGGAGTCGGAGAACCTGCGGGAGGCTGCCTGGCGCCGCTGCGTCACCGGCCGTCCCGACCCCGATGACGGTCAGCTCAGCAACGAGGTCGGCGCGGCCGACGTCGCCGGGCGCTGGCAGTTCTACCGGCAGCACCGCATCGACGATCAGATCGCCTACTTCGCCGACCGGGCCGAGCGGCACCGCCGCTCCGGCCGGCGTTGGCGGCTGATACGGCTCGTGCTCACCACCGGCACCATCGCGGTCGCGGGAGCGTCGTTGGTGGTCGCGGTCGACGCGGCCGTGGTCGGCCTGGTGTCCGCATTGCTGGCTACGAGCGAGGCCTGGCTGCAGTTCCGGCGCAGCGAGGTGCTGGCCGCCGGCTTCACCGATGCCCGCGACGATCTGCTGGCGCTGCGGGAGCGGCAGCCGGCCGACGAGGCGGAACTGGCACGGGCGGTCGACGACATCG
Proteins encoded in this region:
- a CDS encoding SLATT domain-containing protein; this translates as MRRYRDPRPAGTTAGATAAGAAAADAGIAPTALRSIEAAARRQQAAAHRLQAAYLIVLLLAPISRLVPIPGGRSGFDSAASALLLLLAVGLRLLLRGVAADADWVRARRESENLREAAWRRCVTGRPDPDDGQLSNEVGAADVAGRWQFYRQHRIDDQIAYFADRAERHRRSGRRWRLIRLVLTTGTIAVAGASLVVAVDAAVVGLVSALLATSEAWLQFRRSEVLAAGFTDARDDLLALRERQPADEAELARAVDDIERALERERWTWTAIMSVTVLTSPLPAAGNSTVDSRTA
- a CDS encoding TIR domain-containing protein, producing the protein MPVFISYSRIDETVVKTLAQGLEAAKRDVWSDHNLAGGDVWWDAILANIRSSEVFLFALSDASLNSKPCRLELDYALALERPVLPVQVGAVTSLRANPLAELQIIGYRADDAHSGFAVLSAVEEATQRVRPLPEPLPPPPPIPFKYLLALGQQIDSTELSVEEQKAVVDQLRRALDEETDESVRRDILGMLRNLDSKPFTTKRTQKGIAALLLVHGPDGEAGTADTSTPAEVAAGPAVPAAGGSTSRPADPSATAPTAGGTGVTGPVTPEPDPRDWFAERLELLQQQRQAAAQRLDPDPAPWRPATDAAAQWRGSFGGTESADAGRPQERPSYFAAPPQSPPSGNAVAGPGALQPQGQGWAPGPVPPPPSQQPAPSPPNYWAMSVIAFVLSLLFGGVAMYFSYQVGQRYRTADLEGARRASAKAKSWGIVGIVVGSLFWIVVGL